One genomic segment of Chitinophaga sancti includes these proteins:
- the sucD gene encoding succinate--CoA ligase subunit alpha: MSVLVNKNSKVIVQGFTGTEGTFHATQMIEYGTQVVGGVTPGKGGTKHLDRPVFNTVDDAVKATGANVSIIFVPPGFAADAIMEAAEAGIELIVCITEGIPVQDMVRAKNFLVGRSSRLIGPNCPGVITAEEAKVGIMPGFIFKKGNIGIVSKSGTLTYEAADQVVKAGLGVSTAIGIGGDPIIGTPTKDAVELLMNDPETVGIIMIGEIGGSMEADAAKWIKENGTKPVVGFIAGQTAPPGRRMGHAGAIIGGADDTAAAKMKIMAECGVHVVESPANIGKTMAEVLKAVKA, encoded by the coding sequence ATGAGTGTTTTAGTTAATAAGAACAGCAAAGTGATTGTACAGGGTTTCACCGGTACAGAAGGCACATTCCATGCCACACAGATGATAGAGTATGGCACGCAGGTAGTAGGCGGCGTTACGCCGGGGAAAGGCGGCACCAAGCACCTGGATCGTCCGGTTTTTAATACGGTAGATGATGCCGTAAAAGCAACCGGCGCCAATGTATCCATCATTTTTGTACCACCAGGATTTGCTGCAGATGCGATCATGGAAGCTGCTGAAGCAGGTATAGAACTGATAGTTTGTATTACAGAAGGTATTCCCGTACAGGATATGGTTCGTGCAAAGAACTTCCTGGTAGGTCGTTCTTCCCGCCTGATCGGTCCTAACTGTCCTGGTGTAATCACTGCTGAAGAAGCTAAAGTAGGCATCATGCCAGGTTTTATCTTCAAGAAAGGTAACATTGGTATCGTATCCAAATCCGGTACGCTGACATACGAAGCGGCTGATCAGGTAGTAAAAGCTGGTCTGGGCGTATCTACAGCTATCGGTATCGGTGGCGACCCAATCATTGGTACCCCTACCAAAGATGCGGTTGAACTGCTGATGAACGATCCTGAAACCGTAGGTATCATCATGATTGGTGAAATCGGTGGTAGCATGGAAGCTGACGCTGCAAAATGGATTAAAGAAAACGGTACTAAACCAGTAGTTGGTTTCATCGCTGGCCAGACAGCGCCTCCGGGCCGTCGTATGGGTCACGCTGGTGCAATCATCGGTGGTGCTGACGATACTGCTGCTGCTAAGATGAAGATCATGGCAGAGTGTGGTGTGCACGTAGTAGAAAGCCCTGCAAACATTGGTAAAACAATGGCAGAAGTGCTGAAAGCTGTAAAAGCTTAA